One genomic region from Terriglobus aquaticus encodes:
- a CDS encoding UbiA family prenyltransferase, with protein MSTVPATPTPSFTLAERLKAHVQIARLDHSIKNLFVLPGVIVPLSTYPALWSPHLLVTLVVAFVAITLVACSNYVINEVLDAPFDRLHPIKRNRPAARGVVHTGAAYVQWIVMMLLGVGIGLTINRMFALMALVLWIMGCLYNFPPVRTKDVPYLDVLTESVNNPLRMLLGWYAVTAVLVPPVSLLVAYWMIGCYFMALKRFSELNEIGDRSVAGAYRKSFQRYTPESLLVSVLFYASTAMLFLGGFIIRYRIELIFGFPLVAFTMAMYLKIAFKPQSAVQNPEKLYREPMLMASFIATTLVMALLLFVRMPWVEQVFAPTLPSTTAPTTIVVPAAPARNVIVAPVVPAQ; from the coding sequence TTGAGCACGGTTCCCGCGACTCCAACCCCGTCGTTCACGCTGGCGGAACGCCTGAAGGCGCATGTGCAGATCGCGCGCCTCGATCACTCCATCAAGAACCTGTTCGTTCTGCCCGGCGTGATCGTCCCGCTCAGCACCTACCCGGCTCTTTGGTCTCCGCACCTGCTGGTCACACTGGTGGTCGCGTTTGTGGCGATCACGCTGGTGGCGTGCAGCAACTACGTAATCAACGAAGTGCTGGACGCGCCCTTTGACCGGCTGCACCCAATCAAGCGCAATCGTCCCGCGGCGCGCGGGGTCGTCCACACCGGCGCTGCCTATGTGCAGTGGATCGTCATGATGCTGCTGGGCGTCGGCATCGGCCTGACGATCAACCGCATGTTTGCGCTGATGGCGCTGGTGCTGTGGATCATGGGGTGCCTGTACAACTTTCCGCCGGTGCGCACCAAAGACGTGCCGTACCTGGACGTGCTGACGGAGAGCGTGAATAACCCGCTGCGCATGCTGCTGGGGTGGTACGCAGTGACGGCGGTGCTGGTGCCACCGGTGAGCCTGCTGGTCGCGTACTGGATGATCGGCTGCTACTTCATGGCGCTGAAACGGTTCAGCGAACTGAACGAGATTGGCGACCGCAGCGTTGCTGGCGCTTACCGTAAGAGCTTTCAGCGGTACACGCCGGAAAGCCTGCTGGTCAGTGTGCTGTTCTACGCCTCGACCGCCATGCTGTTCCTCGGCGGTTTCATCATCCGCTACCGCATTGAACTGATCTTTGGATTTCCGCTGGTGGCGTTCACCATGGCGATGTACCTGAAAATCGCGTTCAAGCCGCAGAGCGCCGTACAAAATCCTGAGAAGCTATACCGCGAACCGATGCTGATGGCTAGCTTTATCGCGACCACGCTGGTGATGGCATTGCTGCTGTTTGTGCGTATGCCATGGGTGGAACAGGTGTTTGCGCCGACACTGCCCTCGACCACGGCACCGACGACCATTGTGGTGCCGGCCGCGCCGGCACGGAACGTGATCGTTGCTCCAGTGGTGCCGGCGCAGTGA
- a CDS encoding sugar MFS transporter — protein MAISAASTAYAPGQAKTDYRAMSVATVLFFMWGFLTALNDILVPHLKSIFSLSNAEAALIQTAFFGAYFLFALPAGKLVEHRGYKQTMVIGLLVAAVGALLFIPAARSISYPLFLGAMVVLAAGITMLQVSANPYVASIGPVGTASSRLNLSQAFNSLGTTVAPYLGSILILGAAAELTTAQFQALSPAARGAYQTQQASTVTMPYLVIAGLLVVLAVALAAIRLERRQNLTVDYRPIAGFGGSIWQEKWLLLGAVGIFLYVGAEVSIGSFLIGYFGRPELGGLSAQTAGKLVAYYWGGAMVGRFLGSAILTKVRTGLLLGLFAVIALVLVLTSMTTTGSVAMWSILAVGLFNSIMFPSIFTLGLAGLGDLTSKGSSLMVQAIVGGAILPWIYGKLADRIGYQHAFVIPALCYVFIAVFGFAAARRVVVTDPRAGGPVEPL, from the coding sequence ATGGCCATTTCTGCGGCAAGTACCGCGTATGCTCCCGGGCAGGCAAAGACCGACTACCGCGCGATGTCGGTGGCTACCGTTCTGTTCTTTATGTGGGGTTTCCTCACCGCGCTGAACGACATTCTGGTGCCGCACCTGAAGTCGATTTTTTCGTTGAGCAACGCGGAAGCGGCGCTGATCCAAACGGCATTCTTCGGGGCATACTTCCTCTTCGCACTGCCCGCGGGCAAGCTGGTGGAGCACCGCGGCTATAAGCAGACGATGGTGATCGGCCTGCTGGTGGCCGCGGTAGGTGCGCTGCTGTTTATCCCGGCCGCCCGCAGCATTTCGTACCCGCTGTTTCTGGGCGCCATGGTGGTGCTGGCGGCGGGCATCACCATGCTGCAGGTTTCCGCGAATCCGTACGTTGCCAGCATCGGACCGGTGGGCACAGCGAGCAGCCGATTGAACCTGTCGCAGGCGTTCAACTCGCTGGGAACGACGGTTGCGCCCTACCTGGGCTCCATCCTGATCCTGGGCGCGGCGGCAGAGCTGACGACCGCACAGTTCCAGGCACTGTCTCCGGCGGCTCGCGGCGCCTACCAGACGCAGCAGGCCTCCACCGTGACGATGCCGTACCTGGTGATCGCCGGTCTGCTGGTGGTGCTAGCGGTTGCGCTGGCAGCGATCCGGCTGGAGCGCCGCCAGAATCTGACGGTGGACTACCGGCCGATCGCTGGATTCGGCGGAAGCATTTGGCAGGAGAAATGGCTGCTGCTGGGAGCAGTGGGAATCTTCCTGTACGTGGGTGCTGAGGTGAGCATCGGCAGCTTCCTGATCGGCTACTTTGGCCGGCCCGAGTTGGGCGGCCTGTCTGCGCAGACCGCGGGCAAGCTGGTCGCGTACTACTGGGGCGGCGCCATGGTGGGCCGGTTCCTCGGTTCAGCGATCCTGACTAAGGTGCGCACGGGCTTGCTGCTGGGTCTGTTTGCAGTGATCGCGTTGGTGCTGGTGCTGACCAGCATGACGACGACCGGCTCCGTTGCCATGTGGAGCATCCTGGCGGTGGGCCTATTCAACAGCATCATGTTCCCCAGCATCTTTACACTGGGCCTGGCTGGGCTGGGCGACCTGACCAGCAAGGGATCGAGCCTGATGGTGCAGGCGATTGTGGGTGGGGCGATCCTGCCGTGGATCTATGGCAAGCTGGCGGACCGCATCGGGTACCAGCATGCGTTCGTGATCCCGGCACTGTGCTACGTGTTCATCGCGGTATTTGGCTTTGCGGCCGCGCGCCGCGTGGTGGTGACCGACCCGCGTGCGGGCGGGCCGGTGGAGCCGTTGTAG
- a CDS encoding glycosyltransferase, whose translation MPTVSVIATVLNESETIGGLLASMQMQTLAPDDIVIVDGGSTDGTWEQLVAAQATMPNLLPIRDETCNRKHVIGPIARGRNVAITSARGDLIACADAGCLYDSTWVDHITAPLRSGTADYTLGGSRLDLAQSTVWDIASAPFLGVKLAPTEPSKSCAARSVAFTRSAWARVGGFPESLFHADDVLFDQQMRAVARTVPADNAKAIYIPHHTFSTAVWQVSSYSRGDGIAGLRFARLMRNVLRCVAEVAALALLPLTIWPFLLVLALEIYFAYRLDWKHVRSLGPRVLLARLAFSLVVPWVVAINQVRGALRKQYQTNRQNA comes from the coding sequence GTGCCGACTGTCTCTGTCATCGCGACTGTACTCAACGAATCCGAAACCATCGGCGGCCTGCTCGCGTCCATGCAGATGCAGACCCTGGCCCCCGACGACATCGTCATCGTCGACGGTGGTTCCACCGACGGAACCTGGGAGCAGCTGGTCGCAGCGCAGGCAACAATGCCGAATCTGCTCCCCATTCGCGATGAGACCTGCAACCGCAAGCACGTCATCGGCCCCATCGCCCGCGGCCGCAACGTCGCCATCACCAGCGCCCGCGGCGATCTGATCGCCTGTGCCGACGCCGGCTGCCTGTACGACTCCACCTGGGTCGACCACATCACAGCGCCTTTGCGATCCGGCACCGCCGATTACACGCTGGGCGGCTCCCGCCTCGACCTCGCGCAAAGCACTGTATGGGACATCGCCTCTGCTCCCTTCCTCGGCGTGAAGCTCGCACCCACGGAGCCCAGCAAATCCTGCGCGGCGCGCTCGGTCGCCTTTACCCGCTCCGCCTGGGCACGCGTCGGCGGCTTCCCAGAATCGCTCTTTCACGCCGACGACGTCCTCTTCGACCAGCAGATGCGGGCGGTCGCGCGCACCGTGCCGGCGGACAACGCCAAGGCCATCTACATTCCGCACCACACCTTCTCGACCGCCGTATGGCAGGTCAGCAGTTACAGCCGCGGCGACGGCATCGCCGGCCTGCGCTTCGCGCGGCTCATGCGCAACGTCCTCCGCTGCGTTGCAGAGGTCGCCGCGCTCGCTCTGCTGCCACTCACCATCTGGCCGTTTCTGTTGGTGCTCGCTCTGGAGATTTACTTCGCCTATCGCCTGGATTGGAAGCACGTGCGCAGTCTCGGCCCACGCGTGCTCCTGGCGCGCCTCGCTTTTTCGCTGGTCGTGCCGTGGGTGGTCGCGATCAACCAAGTGCGTGGTGCCCTACGCAAGCAGTACCAGACCAATCGGCAGAACGCCTGA
- a CDS encoding NAD(P)/FAD-dependent oxidoreductase, which translates to MASSQRADDAHRRTAVIIGAGPAGLTAALELLRRTDIQPVVLEASHAIGGLSRTVEYKGNRIDIGGHRFFSRSERVNQWWQQLLPLQTQAGADTSSIDPVSACETDRRDVLLVRPRQSRIYFARKFFDYPLALNANTLRGLGFWRTLRIAASYLRVRLRPNRPERNLEDFFINRFGRELYQTFFQSYTEKLWGTPCADISADWGAQRIRGLSLLAAVRNCIPGLGGAKPKTRASQACSPARETSLIDQFLYPRLGPGHMWQRAGDEILALGGTIHHGTTVHRLCVHRDRIQGVEAAQANGGTMAFRADFVFSTMPIPQLIDSLSEPAPANVRAIAEGLQFRDFLTVGVLVQKLALTESDGSPLRDNWIYIQEPGVRMTRLQIFNNWSPDMVANEDTAWLGLEYVCSEGDDLWSMPDAALQTFAARELESIGVIQAGSVLDACVVRAPKAYPAYFGTYEGFGEVRDYLAHFCNLFPIGRNGQHRYNNQDHSMLTAMLAVDQIVSGTFDPAALWSVNAEQAYHESR; encoded by the coding sequence GTGGCTTCATCGCAGCGCGCCGACGACGCGCACCGCCGCACCGCCGTCATCATCGGCGCCGGTCCTGCAGGTTTGACCGCCGCTCTGGAACTGCTTCGCCGCACAGACATTCAACCAGTCGTCCTCGAAGCCAGCCACGCAATCGGCGGCCTTTCCCGCACCGTCGAATACAAGGGCAACCGCATCGACATCGGCGGCCACCGCTTCTTCTCGCGCAGTGAACGCGTGAACCAGTGGTGGCAGCAACTGCTGCCGTTGCAAACGCAGGCCGGTGCAGACACTAGTTCGATCGACCCTGTTTCTGCTTGCGAAACCGACCGGCGTGACGTCCTCCTGGTGCGCCCGCGCCAGAGCCGCATCTATTTCGCCCGTAAGTTCTTCGACTACCCGCTCGCACTCAACGCAAACACGCTGCGCGGCCTGGGCTTCTGGCGCACCCTGCGCATTGCCGCCAGCTACCTGCGCGTTCGTCTGCGTCCAAACCGCCCCGAGCGCAACCTGGAAGACTTCTTCATCAACCGTTTCGGTCGAGAGCTCTACCAGACCTTCTTCCAGAGCTACACCGAAAAGCTGTGGGGCACGCCCTGCGCCGACATCAGCGCCGACTGGGGCGCGCAACGTATCCGCGGCCTGTCGCTACTCGCCGCCGTGCGCAACTGCATCCCGGGCCTCGGCGGCGCGAAGCCGAAGACCCGAGCATCACAAGCGTGCAGCCCAGCCCGCGAAACCTCGTTGATCGACCAGTTCCTCTATCCCAGACTCGGCCCCGGCCATATGTGGCAACGCGCCGGAGACGAGATCCTCGCCCTCGGCGGCACGATCCACCACGGCACCACGGTCCATCGCCTCTGCGTCCATCGCGACCGCATTCAGGGCGTGGAAGCAGCACAAGCGAACGGCGGAACCATGGCTTTCCGCGCTGACTTCGTGTTCAGCACCATGCCCATTCCGCAGCTGATCGACTCGCTCAGCGAGCCCGCCCCGGCCAACGTGCGGGCCATCGCAGAAGGCCTTCAGTTCCGCGACTTCCTCACCGTCGGCGTGCTCGTGCAAAAGCTCGCACTCACCGAATCCGACGGCTCGCCTCTGCGCGACAACTGGATCTACATCCAGGAACCCGGCGTCCGCATGACGCGCCTGCAGATCTTCAACAACTGGTCGCCCGACATGGTCGCGAACGAAGACACCGCCTGGCTCGGCCTCGAATATGTCTGCAGCGAGGGCGACGATCTATGGAGCATGCCCGACGCGGCCCTGCAGACCTTCGCCGCGCGCGAACTTGAGAGCATCGGCGTGATTCAGGCTGGCAGTGTTCTGGACGCCTGCGTCGTGCGCGCACCCAAGGCCTACCCTGCCTACTTCGGCACCTACGAAGGCTTCGGCGAAGTCCGCGACTACCTTGCGCACTTCTGCAATCTCTTTCCCATCGGCCGTAACGGCCAGCATCGCTACAACAACCAGGACCACAGCATGCTGACCGCGATGCTCGCCGTCGACCAGATCGTCAGCGGCACCTTTGACCCAGCCGCGCTCTGGTCCGTGAACGCAGAGCAGGCCTACCACGAATCCAGATAG
- a CDS encoding carbohydrate-binding family 9-like protein, which translates to MNRITLGALALVGPMSVTPVAMAQETRQVPPPLHYAVHHVSTPPAMDGRLDDPAWSKAEWTSDFVDILGGSAPTPKYKTRVKMLWDDKNLYIAAELEEPNVHAKLTEHDSVIFHDDDFEFFIKPVVDGESYYEFEMNALNTTWDLFLNKPYRFGGKADNSWEATGLKSAVHVNGTLNQPDDTDRGWTLEIALPLNSFASRQQVTLPGNGTTWRINFSRVEWLPGHEHEENWVWSPQGVVNMHVPEQWGYLDFRK; encoded by the coding sequence ATGAATCGGATTACGTTGGGCGCGCTTGCGCTGGTTGGGCCGATGAGCGTGACGCCGGTAGCGATGGCACAGGAGACTCGGCAGGTGCCGCCGCCACTGCACTACGCGGTGCATCATGTGAGCACGCCGCCTGCCATGGATGGCAGGTTGGACGACCCTGCCTGGAGCAAGGCCGAGTGGACCAGCGACTTCGTGGACATCTTAGGCGGCTCCGCGCCAACGCCGAAGTACAAGACGCGCGTGAAGATGCTGTGGGACGACAAGAACCTGTACATTGCCGCTGAACTGGAAGAGCCGAACGTACACGCGAAGCTGACGGAGCATGACTCCGTCATCTTTCACGACGACGACTTCGAGTTCTTCATCAAGCCCGTGGTCGATGGCGAGTCGTATTACGAGTTCGAGATGAATGCGCTGAACACGACGTGGGACCTGTTCCTGAACAAGCCGTACCGGTTTGGCGGCAAGGCCGACAATAGCTGGGAGGCAACGGGTTTGAAGAGCGCCGTGCATGTGAACGGCACGCTGAACCAGCCGGACGATACGGACCGCGGATGGACGCTGGAGATCGCGCTGCCGCTGAACTCGTTTGCGTCGCGGCAGCAGGTGACGTTGCCGGGGAACGGGACGACGTGGCGCATCAACTTCAGCCGCGTGGAATGGCTGCCCGGTCACGAGCACGAGGAGAACTGGGTGTGGTCGCCGCAGGGCGTAGTGAACATGCACGTGCCGGAGCAGTGGGGATACCTGGACTTCCGGAAGTAG